The following coding sequences lie in one Treponema socranskii subsp. buccale genomic window:
- a CDS encoding FAD-dependent oxidoreductase, which yields MKTYDTLIIGFGKAGKTLAAALSKKGERVALVEKDSAMYGGTCINVGCIPSKRLITEAALAPKENFALQKQYYKAAIENKNTLTSALRAANYNKLIESGVDVIDGTASFLNASSVEVKSSDGKVQPIEAKKFVIDTGSYPFVPPALRTENNPHVYVSESIMDLTELPERLTVIGGGYIGLEFSSMYANFGSKVTIVQQEDTFLPREDADVAQSIRSVLENRGVKIITGAQTERIDDANLTYIQDGKKYSLAGDAVLLAVGRRPNVDALHAEKAGIAFTERGGIATDEHLRTSVPNIWAAGDVCGNMQFTYISLDDSRIIISDMYGTKERTTKNRGAFTYSVFIDPPYSKAGLGEKEANAKKLDCRIVKMNAAAIPKAKVLKKSEGMLKALIDNKTGSIVGAALFCAESHEIINAIKLAMDNNLPYTALRDFIYTHPTMSEGLNDLFSL from the coding sequence ATGAAAACATACGATACTCTTATCATCGGCTTCGGCAAAGCCGGAAAAACGCTTGCCGCAGCATTATCGAAAAAAGGAGAACGCGTCGCCCTCGTCGAAAAAGATTCGGCTATGTACGGCGGCACGTGCATCAACGTCGGCTGCATTCCGTCGAAACGGCTGATCACCGAAGCGGCTCTTGCTCCCAAAGAAAATTTCGCGCTGCAAAAGCAATACTATAAGGCGGCGATCGAAAATAAAAACACGCTGACAAGCGCCCTGCGGGCAGCCAACTACAATAAGCTCATCGAATCGGGCGTGGACGTCATTGACGGTACGGCTTCATTTTTAAATGCATCTTCCGTCGAAGTAAAAAGTTCCGACGGAAAAGTGCAGCCGATTGAAGCGAAAAAGTTCGTCATCGACACGGGTTCGTATCCGTTTGTCCCGCCCGCTTTACGGACGGAAAACAATCCTCATGTCTACGTTTCGGAAAGTATCATGGACTTAACCGAACTGCCGGAACGGTTGACCGTCATCGGCGGCGGATATATCGGTTTGGAATTTTCTTCAATGTATGCGAACTTCGGCTCAAAGGTAACGATCGTGCAGCAGGAAGATACATTTCTTCCGAGAGAAGATGCAGACGTTGCACAGAGTATCAGGAGCGTGCTCGAAAACAGGGGCGTAAAGATTATCACCGGTGCGCAAACGGAACGCATCGACGACGCAAATCTCACGTATATACAAGACGGGAAAAAATACAGCCTTGCGGGAGACGCCGTGCTTTTGGCGGTCGGCCGGAGGCCGAATGTCGATGCACTGCACGCGGAAAAAGCGGGCATTGCATTTACCGAAAGAGGAGGAATCGCGACGGACGAGCATTTGCGGACATCCGTGCCGAATATTTGGGCGGCGGGAGACGTGTGCGGCAATATGCAGTTTACGTATATTTCGCTCGACGACTCGAGAATCATTATATCGGATATGTACGGGACAAAAGAGCGTACGACAAAAAACAGAGGCGCATTTACATATTCGGTTTTTATCGACCCGCCGTATTCCAAAGCCGGGCTCGGAGAAAAAGAAGCGAACGCAAAAAAGCTCGATTGCCGTATCGTCAAAATGAATGCGGCGGCAATTCCGAAAGCGAAAGTTTTGAAAAAAAGCGAAGGCATGCTCAAAGCGCTCATCGACAATAAAACCGGCTCTATTGTAGGTGCCGCGCTCTTTTGCGCGGAATCCCACGAAATCATCAATGCGATAAAGCTCGCCATGGACAATAATCTGCCGTATACGGCGCTTCGCGATTTTATCTACACGCATCCGACGATGTCGGAAGGATTAAACGATCTGTTTTCGCTCTAG
- a CDS encoding NAD(P)-dependent alcohol dehydrogenase: MKGFAMLKIGQTGWIEKDRPKCGPMDAICKPLALSPCTSDVHTVWEGAIGDRHNMILGHEGCGEVVEVGALVKDFKPGDKVLVPAITPDWNSLEAQAGYSMHSGGMLAGWKFSNFKDGVFGEFFHVNDADGNLAHLPDGIEVQYAPMLSDMVPTGFHGAELADVQYGDSVLVIGIGPVGLMSVAGANLRGASKLYAVGSRPACIEAAKFYGATDIINYKNGPIDKQVLDLTHGKGVDKVIIAGGTVDTFDAAVKSLKAGGKIGNVNYLGSGDWIKIPRVEWGVGMGHKQINGGLMPGGRLRMEKLGSLVACGKLDLSKLITHKFNGFENVEKALLLMKDKPADLIKPVVII; encoded by the coding sequence ATGAAAGGATTTGCAATGCTCAAAATCGGCCAAACGGGTTGGATCGAAAAAGACCGCCCGAAATGCGGCCCGATGGATGCTATCTGTAAACCGCTTGCGCTCAGCCCGTGTACGTCCGACGTTCACACCGTTTGGGAAGGCGCAATCGGCGACCGACACAATATGATTTTAGGCCACGAAGGCTGCGGCGAAGTCGTCGAAGTCGGCGCATTGGTCAAAGATTTCAAACCGGGCGACAAGGTTTTGGTTCCCGCGATCACGCCGGACTGGAACTCCCTCGAAGCGCAGGCAGGCTATTCGATGCATTCGGGCGGTATGCTCGCCGGTTGGAAATTTTCGAACTTTAAAGACGGCGTATTCGGCGAATTCTTTCACGTAAACGATGCGGACGGAAACCTCGCGCACTTGCCGGACGGCATCGAAGTGCAGTATGCGCCGATGCTTTCGGATATGGTCCCGACGGGCTTCCACGGAGCCGAACTCGCGGACGTTCAGTACGGCGATTCCGTTCTCGTTATCGGAATAGGGCCGGTCGGTCTCATGTCGGTAGCAGGCGCGAACCTCCGCGGCGCTTCCAAACTCTACGCAGTCGGAAGCCGCCCCGCCTGTATCGAAGCTGCAAAATTCTACGGCGCGACCGATATCATCAACTACAAAAACGGCCCGATCGACAAGCAGGTTTTAGACTTAACGCACGGCAAAGGCGTCGATAAAGTCATCATCGCAGGCGGTACGGTCGATACCTTCGACGCAGCCGTCAAATCTTTAAAAGCCGGCGGAAAAATCGGAAACGTCAACTACCTCGGCTCCGGCGATTGGATTAAGATTCCGCGCGTCGAATGGGGCGTCGGTATGGGACACAAACAGATCAACGGCGGTCTCATGCCCGGCGGCAGACTCAGAATGGAAAAGCTCGGCAGTCTCGTCGCATGCGGCAAACTCGATCTTTCCAAACTGATCACGCATAAATTCAACGGTTTTGAAAACGTCGAAAAAGCGCTGCTGTTGATGAAAGACAAGCCGGCCGATCTGATCAAACCGGTCGTCATCATCTGA